One Synechococcus sp. PROS-9-1 DNA window includes the following coding sequences:
- the thiC gene encoding phosphomethylpyrimidine synthase ThiC: MRTDWVSARKGQANVSQMHYARKGVVTEEMAYVATIENLPESLVMEEVARGRMIIPANVNHTNLEPMAIGIASKCKVNANIGASPNASDAAEEVNKLKLAVKYGADTVMDLSTGGVNLDEVRTSIIGASSVPIGTVPVYQALESVHGSIEKLDEDDFLHIIEKHCQQGVDYQTIHAGLLIEHLPKVKGRLTGIVSRGGGILAQWMLYHHRQNPLFTRFDDICEIFKRYDCTFSLGDSLRPGCQHDASDAAQLAELKTLGDLTRRAWKHDVQVMVEGPGHVPLDQIEFNVKKQMEECNEAPFYVLGPLVTDIAPGYDHITSAIGAAIAGWHGTAMLCYVTPKEHLGLPNAEDVREGLIAYKIAAHAADIARHRPGARDRDDELSKARYNFDWNKQFELSLDPERAKEYHDETLPADIYKQAEFCSMCGPKHCPMQTKITDEDLAGLEQVLKTQGAAELVGVKQDKL; the protein is encoded by the coding sequence ATGCGTACTGACTGGGTTTCTGCTCGTAAGGGCCAGGCCAATGTGTCTCAGATGCACTACGCCCGTAAGGGTGTGGTGACTGAAGAGATGGCCTATGTGGCCACGATCGAGAACCTTCCGGAATCGCTTGTGATGGAAGAGGTGGCGCGGGGTCGGATGATCATCCCCGCCAATGTCAATCACACCAATCTGGAGCCGATGGCGATCGGCATCGCCAGCAAATGCAAGGTGAACGCCAACATTGGTGCGTCTCCCAATGCATCGGATGCAGCGGAGGAGGTGAACAAGTTGAAGTTGGCCGTGAAATATGGCGCCGATACGGTGATGGATTTGTCCACCGGCGGGGTAAACCTGGATGAGGTGCGGACGTCGATTATTGGTGCCTCATCTGTTCCGATTGGCACGGTGCCTGTGTATCAGGCCTTGGAAAGTGTGCATGGCTCGATCGAGAAACTCGATGAAGACGACTTCCTGCACATCATCGAAAAGCATTGCCAACAGGGCGTTGATTACCAGACGATTCACGCTGGCCTGTTGATTGAACATCTCCCCAAAGTGAAGGGACGTTTGACTGGAATTGTGAGCCGAGGCGGCGGAATTTTGGCCCAGTGGATGTTGTATCACCACCGTCAAAATCCTTTGTTCACCCGCTTTGACGATATTTGCGAGATTTTTAAGCGCTACGACTGCACTTTTTCGCTGGGAGATTCACTCCGTCCTGGCTGTCAGCACGATGCCTCCGATGCTGCGCAGCTTGCTGAACTGAAGACCCTGGGAGATCTCACCAGGCGGGCTTGGAAGCACGACGTGCAGGTGATGGTGGAGGGTCCAGGCCATGTGCCTCTCGACCAGATTGAGTTCAACGTGAAAAAGCAGATGGAGGAGTGCAATGAGGCTCCCTTCTATGTGCTCGGTCCGTTGGTGACTGATATCGCCCCTGGCTACGACCACATCACTTCAGCGATTGGTGCGGCAATAGCTGGTTGGCATGGCACCGCAATGCTCTGCTACGTGACGCCGAAAGAGCACTTGGGTCTTCCCAATGCAGAGGATGTGCGCGAGGGGCTGATTGCGTACAAGATTGCAGCCCATGCTGCGGATATCGCCCGTCATCGGCCTGGTGCTCGTGATCGGGATGATGAGCTGAGTAAGGCACGTTATAACTTCGACTGGAACAAGCAGTTCGAACTGTCGCTGGATCCAGAGAGGGCAAAGGAGTATCACGACGAAACCCTGCCAGCAGACATCTACAAGCAAGCCGAGTTCTGCTCGATGTGTGGACCCAAGCACTGTCCGATGCAAACCAAGATCACGGATGAGGATTTGGCGGGACTGGAGCAAGTGCTCAAGACCCAGGGTGCTGCGGAATTGGTTGGCGTGAAACAGGACAAGCTGTGA
- the tkt gene encoding transketolase, with protein MAAATASLDTLCVNSIRMLAVDAVNKSNSGHPGLPMGCAPMGYALWDKFLKHNPKNPKWFNRDRFVLSAGHGCMLQYALLHLTGYDSVTIDDIKQFRQWGSKTPGHPETFETPGIEVTTGPLGAGISNAVGLAIAESHLGAKFNKADAKVVDHFTYVIMGDGCNQEGVASEAASLAGHLKLGKLIALYDDNHITIDGRTDVSFTEDVLKRYEAYGWHVQHVADGDTDVNAIAKAIEAAKAVTNKPSIIKVTTTIGYGSPNKSDTAGVHGAPLGEEEAELTRKQLGWTHGPFEIPQEAYNQYRQAVERGASQEAEWNQALANYRSKYPTEAAEFERMLRGELPQGWDKNLPTYTADDKGLATRKHSQICLGALGATLPELIGGSADLTHSNYTDIAGETGSYQPETPEKRYLHFGVREHAMAAVLNGIAYHNSGLIPYGGTFLVFADYMRGSMRLSALSMLGVIYVLTHDSIGVGEDGPTHQPIETIPSLRAMPGMLVFRPGDGNETSGAYKLAIENRNRPSAMCLSRQGMANQANSSIAKVAFGGYILEDCAGTPDLILIGTGTELDLCVQAAKQLTSEGKKVRVVSMPCVELFDEQSDAYKEEVLPNAVRKRIVVEAAETFGWHRFIGLDGDSITMNRFGASAPGGTCMEKFGFTVENVVAKSKGLLG; from the coding sequence ATGGCCGCCGCAACCGCTTCTCTCGACACGCTCTGCGTCAACAGCATCCGCATGCTGGCCGTTGATGCCGTCAATAAATCCAATAGCGGTCACCCCGGTTTGCCCATGGGCTGCGCACCGATGGGGTACGCGTTGTGGGACAAGTTTCTGAAGCACAATCCCAAAAACCCCAAGTGGTTTAACCGCGATCGGTTTGTACTTTCAGCCGGGCATGGCTGCATGCTCCAGTACGCCCTTCTGCACCTCACCGGCTACGACTCGGTAACCATCGACGACATCAAACAATTCCGGCAGTGGGGCTCGAAAACGCCAGGCCACCCGGAAACGTTTGAAACCCCTGGCATTGAAGTCACCACCGGCCCCCTTGGCGCAGGCATCTCCAATGCCGTGGGCCTGGCCATTGCCGAATCACACCTAGGCGCCAAATTCAACAAGGCAGACGCCAAAGTTGTAGACCACTTCACCTACGTGATCATGGGTGATGGCTGCAATCAGGAAGGCGTGGCTTCAGAAGCAGCCTCCCTGGCCGGTCACCTCAAGTTGGGCAAATTGATTGCCCTGTACGACGACAATCACATCACCATCGATGGACGCACGGATGTGTCCTTCACCGAGGACGTTCTCAAGCGTTACGAGGCCTATGGCTGGCACGTCCAACACGTAGCCGACGGCGACACCGATGTGAACGCGATCGCCAAGGCTATAGAGGCCGCCAAGGCCGTCACGAACAAGCCATCGATTATCAAGGTGACAACCACCATCGGCTACGGATCACCAAATAAGAGTGATACGGCTGGTGTCCATGGCGCCCCTCTTGGAGAAGAGGAAGCTGAGCTCACACGCAAGCAATTGGGCTGGACCCACGGCCCATTCGAAATTCCTCAAGAGGCCTACAACCAGTACCGCCAAGCCGTAGAACGTGGCGCTTCTCAGGAAGCCGAGTGGAATCAAGCTTTGGCGAACTACCGCAGCAAATACCCCACTGAAGCTGCTGAATTCGAGCGAATGCTGCGCGGAGAACTCCCCCAGGGCTGGGACAAGAACCTGCCCACCTACACCGCAGACGACAAAGGCCTCGCTACACGGAAGCACTCTCAGATTTGTCTTGGCGCTCTTGGTGCCACCCTGCCCGAATTGATCGGCGGCTCCGCTGACCTCACCCATTCCAACTACACCGACATCGCTGGGGAAACAGGCTCCTATCAGCCCGAAACCCCAGAGAAGCGCTACCTCCACTTCGGCGTGCGCGAGCACGCCATGGCAGCTGTACTGAACGGCATCGCTTATCACAACAGCGGCTTAATCCCCTACGGCGGCACCTTCCTGGTCTTTGCCGACTACATGCGCGGCTCCATGCGCTTGTCGGCCCTGAGCATGCTGGGCGTGATTTACGTGCTCACTCACGATTCCATCGGTGTAGGAGAAGACGGACCGACTCACCAGCCGATCGAAACCATCCCTTCCCTGCGTGCCATGCCAGGAATGCTGGTGTTCCGTCCTGGTGACGGCAACGAAACCAGCGGTGCTTACAAGCTGGCTATCGAGAATCGGAACCGCCCCAGCGCGATGTGCCTCAGCCGTCAAGGCATGGCCAACCAAGCCAACTCATCGATCGCGAAAGTCGCCTTTGGTGGCTACATCCTCGAAGACTGTGCAGGCACACCAGATCTGATCTTGATCGGAACAGGCACAGAACTCGATCTCTGCGTTCAAGCTGCCAAACAGCTGACCTCAGAGGGTAAAAAAGTACGCGTGGTGTCGATGCCTTGCGTTGAACTGTTCGACGAGCAAAGTGACGCCTACAAGGAAGAAGTTCTCCCCAACGCTGTGCGAAAGCGCATCGTGGTGGAAGCCGCTGAAACCTTTGGCTGGCACCGCTTCATCGGCCTCGACGGCGACAGCATCACCATGAACCGCTTCGGGGCATCAGCTCCAGGCGGCACCTGCATGGAGAAGTTCGGCTTCACCGTCGAGAACGTCGTTGCCAAGTCAAAGGGTCTGCTGGGCTGA
- the fabF gene encoding beta-ketoacyl-ACP synthase II, whose protein sequence is MVEGLQRVVVTGLGAVTPIGNTVANYWEGLTSAKNGVEAITLFDAAQHACRFAAEVKNFDPSGFIEPKDAKRWDRFCKFGVVAAKQALADSGLTITPDNAHRIGVSIGSGVGGLLTMETQAHVLKDKAPGRVSPFTVPMMIPNMATGLAAIALGAKGPSSAIATACAAGSNAIGDAFQLLQLGKADAMICGGAESAITPLGVAGFASAKALSFRNDDPASASRPFDKTRDGFVIGEGSGILVLETLAHAESRGATILAEIVGYGTTCDAHHITSPTPGGVGGAAAMRLALEDGAIAAESVDYVNAHGTSTPANDSNETAAIKSALGSRANDIPVSSTKSMTGHLLGGSGGIEAVACVLALRNGVVPPTINYNNPDPECDLDVVPNTARELTLRTVLSNSFGFGGHNVCLAFRRMS, encoded by the coding sequence ATGGTGGAGGGTCTCCAGCGCGTCGTGGTCACGGGCCTCGGTGCTGTTACACCGATCGGCAATACCGTCGCTAACTATTGGGAGGGCTTGACCTCCGCAAAGAACGGCGTCGAAGCGATCACCTTGTTTGATGCAGCGCAGCACGCCTGTCGCTTCGCTGCTGAAGTCAAGAATTTTGATCCCAGTGGCTTCATTGAGCCCAAAGACGCCAAACGCTGGGATCGCTTCTGCAAATTCGGTGTGGTGGCTGCCAAGCAAGCTCTCGCCGACTCTGGCCTCACGATCACCCCAGACAATGCCCATCGCATTGGCGTCAGCATCGGTTCTGGGGTTGGCGGTCTTCTCACCATGGAAACCCAAGCCCATGTGCTGAAAGACAAAGCCCCTGGTCGCGTCAGCCCCTTCACGGTGCCGATGATGATTCCAAATATGGCCACCGGGCTTGCTGCGATCGCCCTTGGGGCTAAAGGTCCTAGCTCAGCTATTGCTACCGCATGTGCCGCAGGCTCCAATGCCATCGGTGATGCCTTCCAGCTGTTGCAGTTGGGCAAAGCCGACGCCATGATTTGCGGCGGTGCCGAATCAGCCATCACTCCACTTGGGGTGGCGGGGTTCGCCAGTGCCAAGGCGCTCTCGTTCCGTAACGACGATCCTGCTAGTGCGAGTCGACCGTTCGACAAAACCAGGGATGGATTCGTGATCGGAGAAGGCTCAGGGATTTTGGTCCTTGAAACCCTTGCCCACGCCGAATCACGCGGGGCCACGATTTTGGCGGAAATCGTGGGTTACGGCACCACCTGCGATGCCCACCACATCACCTCTCCTACTCCAGGCGGCGTCGGTGGCGCTGCCGCCATGCGCCTTGCTCTTGAAGATGGCGCAATCGCTGCTGAGAGTGTGGACTACGTCAACGCCCACGGCACCAGTACACCTGCAAACGACAGCAACGAAACCGCAGCCATCAAGAGTGCTCTAGGCAGTCGTGCCAATGACATTCCGGTGAGCTCAACGAAATCGATGACGGGCCACCTGCTCGGGGGCTCAGGCGGCATCGAAGCTGTGGCCTGTGTGCTCGCACTGCGCAACGGTGTGGTGCCACCCACCATCAACTACAACAATCCGGACCCCGAATGTGATCTAGATGTTGTGCCGAACACGGCTCGTGAACTAACACTAAGAACAGTGCTGTCCAATTCCTTCGGCTTCGGTGGTCACAACGTCTGCCTCGCCTTCCGACGCATGAGCTAA
- the acpP gene encoding acyl carrier protein, whose protein sequence is MSQESILEKVRSIVTEQLSVDAGEVKPESNFQNDLGADSLDTVELVMALEEAFDIEIPDEAAEGIATVGDAVKYIEDKQA, encoded by the coding sequence ATGTCCCAGGAATCGATCCTCGAAAAAGTCCGTTCGATCGTTACGGAGCAGCTCAGCGTCGATGCGGGCGAAGTCAAACCTGAGTCCAACTTTCAGAACGATCTGGGAGCTGACTCCCTCGACACCGTCGAGTTGGTGATGGCTCTTGAGGAAGCCTTCGACATCGAAATTCCCGATGAAGCCGCCGAAGGAATCGCCACGGTTGGCGATGCCGTCAAATACATCGAAGACAAGCAAGCCTGA
- the psaC gene encoding photosystem I iron-sulfur center protein PsaC, which translates to MSHAVKIYDTCIGCTQCVRACPLDVLEMVPWDGCKAGQIASSPRTEDCVGCKRCETACPTDFLSIRVYLGDETSRSMGLAY; encoded by the coding sequence ATGTCCCACGCCGTCAAGATCTACGACACCTGCATCGGTTGCACACAATGTGTGCGTGCTTGTCCCCTAGACGTCCTCGAAATGGTGCCTTGGGACGGCTGCAAGGCGGGCCAAATTGCATCGTCTCCGCGAACAGAGGATTGTGTGGGCTGCAAGCGCTGCGAGACCGCCTGCCCAACAGATTTCCTCAGTATTCGGGTTTATCTCGGGGACGAAACCAGTCGAAGTATGGGCTTGGCCTACTAA
- the glmS gene encoding glutamine--fructose-6-phosphate transaminase (isomerizing): MCGIVAVIGSRDAAPLLLEGLRQLEYRGYDSAGIATLQNTELHCIRAKGKLKNLTSRVEVEGAPGLCGIGHTRWATHGKPEEHNAHPHRDSSGRVAVVQNGIIENHRALREELTAAGVSFKSETDTEVIPHLIAAQLQLMGVGEGAGNGEILLEAMQAVLPRLQGAYALAVLWADAPGALVVARKAAPLLIGLGEGEFLCASDTPALAGFTRTILPMEDGEVALLSPLGIELYDAEGVRQQRTPTMLNGSEHIADKRHFRHFMLKEIHEQPETARLWVDRHLPVGLPASNPVALPFDESFYEGVERIQILACGTSRHAALVGAYLLEQFAGLTTTVFYASEFRYAPPPLAPNTLTIGVTQSGETADTLAALTMDAKRREDHGQADFASRQLGITNRAESSLARQVPHILDIGAGIEVGVAATKTFLGQMLAFYGLAIAFAARRGHRSEAEISALLEELRALPEQLERLVEHHDKGSEALAPRFADTQDVIFLGRGINYPIALEGALKLKEISYIHAEGYPAGEMKHGPIALLDAHVPVVSIAMPGPVFEKVLSNAQEAKARDAQMIGVAPEGPDTDLFDALLPVPEVSEWVSPLLTVVPMQLLSYHIAAYRGLDVDQPRNLAKSVTVE, encoded by the coding sequence ATGTGCGGCATCGTTGCGGTGATTGGTTCGCGAGACGCGGCACCGCTCCTGTTGGAAGGACTTCGGCAGTTGGAATACCGCGGCTATGACTCCGCGGGCATTGCCACACTTCAGAACACGGAATTGCACTGCATCCGTGCCAAAGGAAAGCTGAAGAACCTCACCTCTCGTGTGGAGGTTGAGGGGGCTCCTGGTCTTTGCGGGATTGGTCATACCCGCTGGGCTACGCACGGAAAGCCTGAGGAGCACAACGCCCACCCCCACCGTGACAGCAGCGGCAGGGTGGCAGTCGTCCAGAACGGGATCATCGAAAACCACCGGGCACTGCGTGAGGAGCTCACGGCTGCGGGTGTGAGCTTCAAGTCGGAAACTGATACCGAGGTGATTCCCCATCTGATTGCAGCTCAGTTGCAGTTGATGGGAGTAGGTGAGGGAGCTGGAAATGGCGAGATTCTTTTAGAAGCAATGCAGGCGGTCTTGCCCAGGCTTCAAGGGGCTTATGCCTTGGCAGTTTTGTGGGCCGATGCTCCCGGTGCTTTGGTCGTGGCACGCAAAGCCGCACCGCTCCTGATTGGCCTCGGTGAGGGTGAGTTCCTGTGTGCCAGTGACACGCCTGCATTGGCGGGATTCACGCGCACGATTCTGCCGATGGAAGACGGCGAGGTGGCGCTGCTGAGTCCACTGGGGATCGAGCTCTATGACGCTGAAGGCGTGCGGCAACAGCGCACCCCAACCATGCTCAATGGTTCGGAACACATTGCCGACAAGCGGCATTTCCGCCACTTCATGTTGAAGGAAATCCACGAGCAGCCCGAAACGGCGCGGCTCTGGGTGGACCGGCATCTGCCGGTGGGGCTGCCTGCCAGTAATCCGGTGGCGCTTCCTTTTGATGAGTCGTTCTACGAAGGGGTGGAGCGTATTCAAATCCTGGCGTGTGGCACCAGCCGCCATGCGGCTTTGGTGGGGGCGTATCTGCTGGAGCAGTTCGCTGGACTCACCACAACGGTGTTTTATGCCAGTGAGTTTCGTTATGCCCCACCACCGCTGGCACCCAACACCCTCACCATTGGGGTGACTCAGTCTGGCGAAACAGCCGACACCCTTGCAGCCCTAACTATGGATGCAAAACGGCGAGAAGATCATGGCCAAGCTGACTTTGCGTCTCGTCAGCTCGGCATCACCAATCGCGCTGAGAGCTCACTGGCGCGGCAAGTTCCCCACATTCTTGATATCGGCGCGGGGATCGAGGTGGGCGTCGCTGCCACCAAAACCTTCCTCGGTCAAATGCTGGCTTTCTACGGGCTGGCGATTGCTTTTGCTGCCAGGCGCGGGCATCGCTCTGAAGCTGAAATCAGCGCCTTGCTGGAAGAACTGCGGGCCTTGCCGGAGCAGTTAGAGCGACTTGTGGAGCATCACGACAAGGGCTCAGAAGCTCTGGCTCCCCGCTTTGCTGACACCCAGGATGTGATTTTCCTAGGGCGTGGGATCAACTATCCGATTGCCCTGGAGGGTGCGCTCAAGCTCAAGGAAATCAGTTATATCCACGCTGAAGGGTATCCAGCTGGAGAAATGAAGCATGGCCCGATCGCCCTGCTTGATGCGCACGTGCCGGTGGTGTCGATTGCGATGCCTGGCCCGGTGTTTGAGAAGGTGTTGAGCAATGCCCAGGAGGCCAAAGCCCGCGATGCGCAAATGATCGGTGTGGCGCCGGAAGGTCCTGACACTGACTTGTTTGATGCGCTCTTGCCCGTGCCGGAAGTGAGCGAATGGGTGAGCCCCCTGCTCACCGTGGTCCCGATGCAGCTGCTCAGTTATCACATCGCTGCCTATCGAGGCTTGGATGTGGACCAACCACGCAATTTGGCCAAGAGCGTGACGGTGGAGTAA
- a CDS encoding UDP-glucuronic acid decarboxylase family protein, which produces MPSPITRNLITGGAGFLGSHLCDRLMEAGEEVICLDNYFTGRKQNIAHWIGNPRFELIRHDVTEPIKLEVDRIWHLACPASPVHYQFNPVKTSKTSFIGTYNMLGLARRVGARLLLASTSEVYGDPEVHPQPESYRGCVNTIGIRSCYDEGKRIAETLCFDYMRMHDLEIRVMRIFNTYGPRMLPDDGRVVSNFIVQALKGEPLTLYGDGSQTRSFCFVDDLIEGMIRLMNGTHTGPINIGNPTEFTIRQLAELVRERINPDLELICKPLPQDDPLQRQPVIDLAQKELGWTPAVALEKGLEPTVDYFKTLLLEA; this is translated from the coding sequence ATGCCATCACCCATTACTCGCAATCTGATCACCGGTGGTGCTGGCTTTCTGGGATCGCATCTCTGCGACCGGTTGATGGAAGCCGGAGAAGAAGTGATCTGCCTGGATAATTACTTCACAGGCAGGAAGCAAAACATTGCGCATTGGATAGGCAATCCCCGCTTTGAGCTGATCCGTCATGACGTGACCGAGCCGATCAAGCTCGAAGTGGACCGGATTTGGCATCTCGCTTGCCCGGCCTCACCGGTGCATTACCAGTTCAACCCGGTAAAAACATCGAAAACTAGCTTTATAGGCACCTACAACATGCTCGGTCTTGCTCGCCGCGTAGGAGCAAGGCTGCTGTTGGCCAGCACTAGTGAGGTGTATGGCGATCCTGAGGTGCATCCCCAACCCGAGAGCTACCGGGGTTGCGTTAATACGATTGGCATCCGAAGTTGCTACGACGAAGGCAAGCGCATTGCTGAAACGCTCTGCTTCGATTACATGCGCATGCATGACCTGGAGATCCGGGTAATGCGAATTTTCAACACCTATGGCCCGCGCATGTTGCCGGACGACGGCCGGGTGGTAAGCAATTTCATCGTTCAAGCTCTTAAGGGAGAGCCGCTCACGCTCTATGGCGATGGAAGTCAGACCCGTAGCTTCTGTTTTGTGGATGATCTCATCGAGGGGATGATTCGCTTGATGAATGGAACCCACACCGGGCCGATCAACATCGGCAACCCAACGGAATTCACGATCCGGCAGCTGGCAGAGCTGGTGCGGGAAAGAATCAATCCAGACTTGGAGTTGATCTGCAAGCCGTTGCCCCAAGATGATCCGCTCCAACGGCAACCCGTCATTGATCTTGCACAGAAGGAGTTGGGCTGGACACCTGCGGTGGCGCTAGAGAAAGGTCTTGAGCCAACGGTTGACTACTTCAAGACGTTGCTGCTTGAAGCCTGA
- a CDS encoding mannose-1-phosphate guanylyltransferase/mannose-6-phosphate isomerase codes for MITSLLPVILCGGTGTRLWPLSRASYPKQYWPLGGSGDDTLLQQTQKRLTGIEALGKPLLICNEDHRFIVAEQMRQIDVEPGAILLEPMGRNTAPAVAVAALQATAQGDDPLLLVLAADHVIRDGAHFQAAIAAGRKEAEAGRLVTFGIVPTAPETGYGYIEAAEPLHPGALTPVPIARFVEKPDQATAEQFLASGRFTWNSGMFLFKASAMLAELERLAPEVVSCCRAALEQDMADLDFLRLDPDAFAKCPNVAIDVAVMEQTKLGTVLPLAAGWSDIGSWSALWDTADRDENGNVLRGRVISEGSKNCYLRSEHRLVVGLGVENLVVVETDDAVLIADRSQAQNVKTVVKQLEAEGSPEGKAHRKIYRPWGAYTGVVEGTRWQVKHISVKPGSSLSLQMHHHRAEHWVVVHGTALVERDGEEQLIGENQSTYIPLGCKHRLSNPGRIPVVMIEVQSGEYLGEDDIVRFEDRYGRSDQ; via the coding sequence GTGATCACCTCGCTTCTACCTGTGATCCTTTGCGGTGGCACTGGAACACGCCTCTGGCCCCTCTCTCGCGCCAGCTATCCCAAGCAGTATTGGCCCCTCGGAGGCAGCGGCGATGACACCTTGCTCCAACAAACCCAGAAGCGATTAACCGGAATTGAAGCGCTTGGGAAACCACTGCTGATCTGCAACGAGGACCACCGCTTCATCGTGGCTGAGCAGATGCGCCAGATCGATGTGGAGCCAGGCGCAATCCTTCTTGAGCCGATGGGCCGCAACACCGCTCCTGCGGTGGCCGTCGCCGCGCTTCAAGCGACAGCCCAAGGTGATGACCCCCTCTTGCTCGTCTTGGCTGCCGATCACGTGATCCGCGATGGGGCTCACTTTCAGGCCGCTATTGCTGCTGGTCGCAAAGAAGCGGAAGCCGGCCGCCTGGTGACCTTTGGGATCGTGCCGACCGCACCCGAAACCGGCTATGGCTACATCGAAGCCGCCGAACCTCTCCATCCTGGGGCGTTAACGCCGGTACCGATCGCCCGGTTTGTGGAGAAGCCCGATCAAGCCACCGCCGAACAATTCCTCGCAAGTGGGCGCTTCACCTGGAACAGCGGCATGTTCCTGTTCAAGGCCAGCGCCATGCTCGCTGAGCTCGAGCGACTCGCCCCTGAAGTGGTGAGTTGCTGCCGCGCTGCCCTCGAGCAAGACATGGCAGACCTCGATTTTCTGCGCTTGGATCCGGACGCCTTTGCTAAATGCCCCAACGTGGCAATTGATGTGGCGGTGATGGAGCAAACCAAACTCGGCACCGTGCTTCCCCTTGCTGCCGGCTGGAGTGATATAGGCAGCTGGAGCGCCCTCTGGGACACCGCTGATCGCGATGAAAACGGCAATGTCTTGCGCGGCCGCGTGATCAGCGAAGGCAGCAAAAACTGTTATCTACGCAGTGAGCACAGGCTGGTGGTGGGTCTTGGCGTGGAAAACCTGGTGGTTGTGGAAACCGATGATGCCGTGCTGATCGCTGACCGGAGCCAAGCGCAAAACGTGAAAACGGTGGTGAAGCAGCTGGAAGCAGAGGGCAGCCCCGAAGGCAAAGCCCATCGCAAGATTTACCGCCCTTGGGGTGCCTACACCGGAGTCGTGGAGGGAACGCGCTGGCAGGTGAAACACATCTCCGTCAAACCTGGCTCCAGCCTGTCGCTGCAGATGCACCATCACAGAGCCGAACATTGGGTTGTGGTGCATGGAACAGCCCTCGTGGAGCGGGATGGCGAAGAGCAACTGATCGGCGAAAACCAGAGCACCTACATCCCGCTTGGCTGCAAACATCGGCTCAGCAACCCCGGCCGAATCCCCGTGGTCATGATCGAGGTTCAAAGCGGCGAATACCTGGGAGAAGACGACATCGTGCGTTTTGAAGACCGCTATGGCCGCAGCGATCAATAG
- a CDS encoding MFS transporter — MTEHPLQVQGPSVLFRYLWGGQLISNLGTQTSLYGIGLWLFSQSGDLLDFGLVAVVVQLARLLALPLLIQYLVNWPPGRLMLVCHTSGALCTALLALLLLGRSAVTLPPLAWILAVQGVAAVGEGILVVRLSSLIPLLIAEEERLQRANGLFATVDGLVITVAPFLGSWLVAVWGLAGVLALDGITFVLALLAVVIAPWQRQIQHLQQAVVSERTPWAPRSTIRRGMQLWQRSWSARSALLLTGIAAFVYAGLEVLFPAWVSLAYPPERMGAVLLVGACGYLMGFAAWRWRLGRCWRSALLVALLIQALILMGSGLQAFADRDRVWMGAVLVFSCGLPVVMAALHQAWVELAPREALPRYFALRYGCEWSTRLVAFLAVPLLIDRLLRPAMSWSIWPFWLMDALGKGPGREMAIAMGGLGWLIVIAIWIRSYLLRDRLRSTLAMRS; from the coding sequence ATGACTGAACATCCCCTCCAGGTTCAGGGTCCGAGCGTTTTATTCCGCTACCTCTGGGGTGGGCAGCTGATTTCCAACCTCGGAACACAAACGAGTTTGTATGGAATTGGCCTGTGGCTGTTCTCCCAGTCGGGAGATTTGCTGGATTTCGGACTGGTCGCGGTTGTGGTGCAGCTGGCCCGCTTGCTTGCTCTTCCGTTGTTAATCCAGTACCTAGTCAACTGGCCACCAGGTCGACTGATGCTGGTTTGCCACACCTCAGGCGCTTTGTGTACAGCGCTACTCGCTCTGTTGCTCTTGGGTCGATCGGCTGTCACGCTCCCTCCCCTCGCGTGGATTCTTGCGGTGCAGGGAGTAGCGGCTGTTGGAGAAGGCATTTTGGTGGTGCGGCTATCCAGCTTGATCCCGTTGCTGATTGCGGAAGAAGAGCGACTGCAACGGGCCAATGGCCTGTTCGCCACTGTGGATGGGCTTGTGATCACCGTTGCACCTTTCCTTGGCTCTTGGCTGGTGGCGGTTTGGGGTTTGGCAGGAGTATTGGCGCTGGATGGCATCACTTTTGTGTTGGCGCTGCTAGCCGTTGTGATTGCGCCTTGGCAGAGGCAGATCCAACACTTGCAGCAAGCGGTCGTTTCAGAGCGAACACCGTGGGCGCCTAGAAGCACCATTCGGCGTGGCATGCAGCTTTGGCAGCGTTCGTGGTCGGCTCGCTCCGCTCTTCTCCTGACGGGGATAGCGGCATTCGTTTATGCCGGTTTGGAGGTGTTGTTTCCGGCCTGGGTGTCCTTGGCCTATCCCCCGGAGCGGATGGGGGCGGTGTTGTTGGTTGGTGCGTGTGGTTACTTGATGGGGTTTGCTGCTTGGCGCTGGAGGCTGGGTCGTTGTTGGCGCTCAGCCTTGTTGGTGGCGCTGTTGATTCAAGCCTTAATTTTGATGGGCTCCGGTTTGCAGGCGTTTGCTGATCGCGATCGAGTCTGGATGGGGGCTGTGCTGGTGTTCAGCTGCGGTTTGCCAGTGGTGATGGCAGCGCTTCATCAGGCCTGGGTGGAACTCGCACCTCGCGAGGCTTTGCCCCGTTATTTCGCGCTTCGCTATGGCTGCGAGTGGAGTACTCGTTTGGTGGCGTTTTTGGCGGTTCCTTTGTTGATTGATCGCTTGCTACGTCCAGCGATGAGCTGGTCGATTTGGCCTTTCTGGTTGATGGATGCTCTTGGTAAAGGGCCAGGACGGGAGATGGCCATCGCGATGGGGGGGTTGGGCTGGTTGATCGTGATAGCAATTTGGATCAGAAGTTACTTGTTAAGAGATCGACTTAGGTCGACTTTGGCCATGAGATCCTGA